The genomic segment AGGATGGTGTAGAGGGAAGAGAGCATCGCGGCCTGGTTGGTGATCGTGAAGTCCTCGTGGCGGTTGTGGTTCTTGAAGAGGATCGACCGGGCAAGCTCCTTCGCGCTGTCGATGTCGTTCTTGTTCCGGACGGAAAGGATGATTTCCAGCAGCGCGTCGGTGTCGAAGATGTCCTGGGCGGACCGCACGGGGACGAACACGATGTCGTCCAGGTCGATCCCGAGGCTTACGCCCTTGCTCTGCATGATCCCCACCACCCGGAACCTGCCGCCCGACACCTTGACCATCTGTCCGAGGGCATTGGCGTTCCCGAAGAGCTCCCGCTTGACGGTCCTGCCCAGGACGCAGACGCGGCGCTTCGCTTCCACATCGGACTCGCTGACGAAGCTGCCGATCTCCACATGCAGGTTGCGCACGTGGGAGAAGGAGGGAGTCACCCCCAGGACCGGGACGTTGCGGGAGCGGGACCCGGACCGCACCTCGGCGGTGCCGAAGACCACCGGGGCCACCCCGCCGAAGAGGTACCCTTTCTTCTCCAGGACGTACGAGTCGGAGAGCGTCAGCTTGTGCTTGGCGGCGCCGATGACGGGCGGTCCCCCCTTGGTCTCGATCTTCCCGGGCGTCACGATCAGGATGTTGCTGCCTAAGCCCGCGAACTGTTCCTCGACGTACTTCTTCGTTCCTTCCCCGAGGGAGACGAGGAGAATCACCGCGGCCACCCCGATGATGACGCCCAGCATGGTCAGGGCGGACCGAAGCCGGTTGGCCCGGAGCGACTCGAGGGCCACCCTTGCGTATTCGAAGAAGTTCATCCCCGAAGCTCCCGGAATTCCTCCCTCGCCACGAGGCGTCCGTCGATGATGTAGACGACCCTTTTGGCCCTGCGGGCGATCGCCGGGTCGTGCGTCACGACCACGATCGTCGTCCCCTCCCCGTTCAGCCGGGCGAGGATCTCCATGAGCTCTTCGCCGGATTTCGAGTCGAGATTGCCGGTCGGTTCGTCGGCCAGCAGGAGGGAGGGGCGGTTGACCAGGGCCCGCGCGATGGCGACCTTCTGCTTCTGCCCCCCCGACAGCTGATTCGACAGATGGTTCCTCCGGTCTTCCAGCCCCACCGCCCGGAGGGCCGAAAGGGCCCTTTGCGCGCGCTCTTCCCTCCCCACGCCCGCGTAGAGGAGGGGGAGTTCCACGTTTCGGAGGGCGGTGTACCGGGGAAGCAGATGGAAAACCTGGAAGACGAAACCGATCTCCCGGTTCCGGAGCCGGGCGAGCTCCTCCGGGGAGAGCCGGGAAACCGGCATCCCCTTGATCTCGTAGGTCCCGGACGAGGGAATGTCCAGGCAGCCGAGGATGTTCATCAGGGTGGACTTCCCGGAGCCCGACGGCCCCATCACCGCGAGGAAGTCTCCGGACTGGATATCCAGATTCACATCCGCCAGGCCGGTCACCTCCTGCCCGTCGGGTTGGTAGATCTTGGTCACCCCCCGCAGGCGAAGGAGGGGCTCAGTGGCGGGTGCGGATTCCAACGCGGCTCCCCGGCCCCAGGTCCTTGATTTCCAGGGAAGTGACGATGTCGTCCCCGGGGGAAACGCCGGAGAGAACCTCGGTCCTGTCCCAGTTCGAGATCCCCGTGGCGATGTCGCTCCGGACGATTTTCCCCTCCCTGACGATGTAGACGAACTTTTTCCCCTCGCGCTCCATGACCGCCGAGGAGGGGACCTGGAGGGCATCCTCCTTTCGCCCCGTCAGGACCTCCACGTCCACGGACATCCCCAGCCGCAGCGGCCGGGGGGGGGACGCCGGCTGGATCTCGATCGTATTGGCGCGCGAGACTTCCTTGGAGACCTCGATGATCGGCTTCACCTCGGAGACGACACCGGCGAACGTCTCCCCCAGATAGGCGTCGGGGGAGAGGCGGACTTTTTGTCCTTCCCGCACCTTGGCCGACTCCGATTCGTCGATGGGCGCCTCGATGGTGATGTCCCGGGTGTCCGCCACGACGAAAAGGGGAGCGCCCGGCTGCTTCGTCTCCCCCACTTCGAGGATC from the Candidatus Deferrimicrobiaceae bacterium genome contains:
- a CDS encoding ABC transporter permease, which produces MNFFEYARVALESLRANRLRSALTMLGVIIGVAAVILLVSLGEGTKKYVEEQFAGLGSNILIVTPGKIETKGGPPVIGAAKHKLTLSDSYVLEKKGYLFGGVAPVVFGTAEVRSGSRSRNVPVLGVTPSFSHVRNLHVEIGSFVSESDVEAKRRVCVLGRTVKRELFGNANALGQMVKVSGGRFRVVGIMQSKGVSLGIDLDDIVFVPVRSAQDIFDTDALLEIILSVRNKNDIDSAKELARSILFKNHNRHEDFTITNQAAMLSSLYTILDTMTYVLGGIATISLLVGGIGIMNIMLVTVKERTNEIGIRKAVGARDRDILVQFLLESTALSSSGGIGGMLVGVLGAYGIRLLVPKLPVEVPSWAIVLAFTFSVFVGIFFGVYPARKAAALHPIEALRYE
- a CDS encoding ABC transporter ATP-binding protein, whose translation is MESAPATEPLLRLRGVTKIYQPDGQEVTGLADVNLDIQSGDFLAVMGPSGSGKSTLMNILGCLDIPSSGTYEIKGMPVSRLSPEELARLRNREIGFVFQVFHLLPRYTALRNVELPLLYAGVGREERAQRALSALRAVGLEDRRNHLSNQLSGGQKQKVAIARALVNRPSLLLADEPTGNLDSKSGEELMEILARLNGEGTTIVVVTHDPAIARRAKRVVYIIDGRLVAREEFRELRG